The Mycolicibacterium flavescens genomic interval GCTACTCGCTGCCCGACATCCCCGGGATCCGATGGGTGCCGCCGGTGCTCGGCACCGTGATGTACGTCTGGGGCGGGCGGCCCTTCCTGTCCGGGGCGGTCAGTGAAATCCGTTCCCGTGCACCGGGAATGATGCTGCTGATCGGGCTGGCGATCACGGTGGCGTTCCTGTCGTCCTGGGGCGCGAGCCTCGGTGTGCTGCACCACGAACTGGACTTCTGGTGGGAACTGGCACTGCTGATCGTGATCATGCTGCTCGGCCACTGGATCGAGATGCGCTCGCTCGCGCAGACCACATCGGCGCTCGACTCCCTGGCGGCGCTGCTACCTGACGAGGCCGAGCGGGTCGTCGACGGCGGCACGGAGACCGTCGCACCGGCCGAGTTGCGTGTGGGCGACGTCGTCCTGGTGCGCCCCGGAGGCAACATCCCTGCCGATGGCGAGATTATCGCCGGCACGGCGGACGTCGACGAGTCGATGGTCACCGGCGAATCGCGGCCGGTTCGCCGGGGGGCTGGCGACCACGTCGTTGCCGGCACGGTGGCCACCGACTCAGGGCTGCGGGTGCAGGTCAGCGCGGTCGGCGACGACACGACGCTGGCCGGTATCCAGCGGTTGGTGACCGAAGCGCAGAACTCGTCGTCGCGGGCGCAGCGCCTGGCCGACAAGGCGGCGGGTTGGCTGTTCTGGTTCGCGCTGTCGGCGGCGATCGTCACCGCGGTGGTGTGGTCGTTCGTGGGTTTGCCCGCCGCGGCCGTCATCAGGACCATCACCGTCCTGGTGATCGCCTGCCCGCACGCTTTGGGGCTGGCGATACCGCTGGTGGTCTCGATCGCCACCGAACGCGCCGCACGCGGAGGCGTTCTGATCAAGGACCGGCTGGCGCTGGAGAGCATGCGGACCGTCGAGTCCGTGCTGTTCGACAAGACGGGCACGCTGACCAAGGGGGAGCCGTCGGTCACCACGGTCGCGACTGCACCCGGCCATTCCGCCGAGGATGTCCTGACGTGGGCGGCGGCGGCCGAGGCGTACTCCGAGCATCCGCTGGCCAAGGCGATCGTCGCGGCCGCGCGCGACCGCTCGCTGAACCTGCCGCCGACCACCGACTTCAGCTCGTCCCCGGCGGTCGGCGTCAAGGCCACGGTCGGGGGCCGCACCGTCCAGGTCGGCGGGCCGCGGATGCTGGCCGAAGCGGGGCTCGCCGACCTGCCCGAAACGGGGCGGTGGCGCGACGAAGGGGCGATCATCCTGCACGTCGTGGTCGACGGTGAGGCCGCCGGTGCGATCAAGCTGGCCGACGAGGTGCGACCGGAGTCCCGCCAGGTGGTCGAGGCGCTGACCAAGCTGGGCATCGAAGTGGTGATGATCACCGGCGACGCGGAGGCCGTCGCGCAGTCGGTGGCCGCCGACCTGGGGATCGAGCGGGTGTTCGCCGGGGTACGTCCGGAGGACAAGGCGGCAAAGGTGGCCGAGTTGCAGCGGGACGGGCGCAAGGTGGCGATGGTCGGGGACGGGGTCAACGACGCCCCCGCGCTTGCCCAGGCCGATGTCGGCATCGCGATCGGCGCGGGAACCGATGTGGCGATCGCCTCGGCCGGGGTGATCCTGGCCGGGTCGGATCCGCGCTCGGTGCTGTCGGTACTGCAGCTGTCCCGGGCCGCATACCGCAAGATGAAGCAAAACCTCTGGTGGGCAGCGGGATACAACTTGGTGTCGGTGCCGCTGGCCGCGGGGGTGCTGGCGCCGGTCGGCTTCATCCTGCCGATGTCCGTCGGCGCGATCTTGATGTCGGCGTCGACGGTCGTGGTGGCGCTCAACGCGCAGCTGCTGCGCCGGCTGGACCTCACCCCCGAAGCCAGCCTGAAAGCGGTTTCCTAAGAATCTGGCTAGGCTTTTCGCAAACCCCTACGCAGCGGTCTAAGCTGGGAAAAGCGCCGAAATAGCGCACTTCAGCAAACGCCAGGCGGCGTCGGGAGGCAAGTGTGATGTGTACCGCGCCCCGCTGCAGAACAGGTGGACGCCTTGAAAACCCCAGGGCGGCAACGAAGTTCGGTGCAAAACCGAGTGGTGGCGAGCGAGACGGCCGCACCGCCCCGCCGATCTAGTTAGGGTCTACTAAGTTGGCATGTCACCCGGTGTTTGTCATATCGTTTTCTCCACTCGGGGCAAGTGGATACAGGCCGGCGTTCGATGCTGCACGAAGGCACTCCATGGCCGGACCGGCTAACCGCCGCTGTCTACGGCTGTCAGGCAGAAGCTTCATAAGACGTGCAGGAAAAGGGTAGGTGCGAATGGCGCCCAGGATGCAAGGGCTGTACAACCCCGCGTTCGAGCACGATGCGTGCGGCGTCGCGATGGTGGCCGATATGCACGGCCGCCGCAGTCGCGACATCGTCGACAAGGCGATCACCGCCCTGGTGA includes:
- the copB_1 gene encoding copper/silver-translocating P-type ATPase — protein: MAAMTHAGHGTQHPDTAAVGHSGHDHPQGHDHSGGHDHSGHVAEFRRLFWTMLLLAVPTVALSGMFSMILGYSLPDIPGIRWVPPVLGTVMYVWGGRPFLSGAVSEIRSRAPGMMLLIGLAITVAFLSSWGASLGVLHHELDFWWELALLIVIMLLGHWIEMRSLAQTTSALDSLAALLPDEAERVVDGGTETVAPAELRVGDVVLVRPGGNIPADGEIIAGTADVDESMVTGESRPVRRGAGDHVVAGTVATDSGLRVQVSAVGDDTTLAGIQRLVTEAQNSSSRAQRLADKAAGWLFWFALSAAIVTAVVWSFVGLPAAAVIRTITVLVIACPHALGLAIPLVVSIATERAARGGVLIKDRLALESMRTVESVLFDKTGTLTKGEPSVTTVATAPGHSAEDVLTWAAAAEAYSEHPLAKAIVAAARDRSLNLPPTTDFSSSPAVGVKATVGGRTVQVGGPRMLAEAGLADLPETGRWRDEGAIILHVVVDGEAAGAIKLADEVRPESRQVVEALTKLGIEVVMITGDAEAVAQSVAADLGIERVFAGVRPEDKAAKVAELQRDGRKVAMVGDGVNDAPALAQADVGIAIGAGTDVAIASAGVILAGSDPRSVLSVLQLSRAAYRKMKQNLWWAAGYNLVSVPLAAGVLAPVGFILPMSVGAILMSASTVVVALNAQLLRRLDLTPEASLKAVS